A single genomic interval of Juglans regia cultivar Chandler chromosome 1, Walnut 2.0, whole genome shotgun sequence harbors:
- the LOC108981680 gene encoding uncharacterized protein LOC108981680, producing the protein MANPFESSSFRTTRFDTAIWAAKLLLLAIGIISTYIFFKVAIIPYTIDLSLSTLPRLWISLRSWLSPPYIYIIVNFIIITIATTSAFQHQNHPPLSLPTIAKPTTHKSQPQDQTPSFKDSTSDAVPTTNSIDDFYDIIWDEIVQLEHEKQRIEHFVSSEPSPESSSENSRLTEAEGKDGDNDESTFDATWNAIMEAQGKPLKRQLKKSETWDLPPRLERFGAILNDGDIAVHGDDEDDPVGWARRELKKSDTFNDRVSLVMMRKKSMSQEELNSRAEAFIKKFNAEMRLQRLESDQRFMEMVNRGI; encoded by the coding sequence ATGGCCAATCCGTTTGAGAGCTCTTCGTTCAGAACAACCAGATTTGATACGGCAATCTGGGCAGCAAAGCTCTTACTATTAGCCATAGGAATTATATccacttatatttttttcaaagtggcaATAATTCCATACACAATAGACTTGTCCCTATCCACTCTACCACGCCTCTGGATCTCCCTCAGAAGTTGGCTCTCTCCCCCTTACATCTACATCATTGTcaacttcatcatcatcaccatcgcCACCACCTCTGCCTTCCAACACCAAAACCACCCTCCTTTATCTTTACCCACAATTGCTAAGCCCACCACCCACAAATCCCAACCCCAAGATCAGACTCCTAGTTTCAAAGACTCAACCTCAGACGCCGTACCCACAACAAACAGCATTGATGATTTCTATGACATCATCTGGGACGAAATCGTGCAATTAGAGCACGAGAAGCAACGAATTGAACATTTTGTGTCGTCCGAGCCTTCACCAGAATCATCTTCCGAGAACTCTCGCTTGACGGAAGCCGAAGGGAAGGACGGAGACAACGATGAGAGCACCTTCGACGCGACTTGGAATGCGATCATGGAGGCGCAAGGGAAGCCATTGAAGCGGCAGCTCAAGAAAAGCGAGACGTGGGATTTGCCGCCTCGGCTTGAGAGGTTTGGAGCGATTCTGAATGATGGTGATATTGCAGTCCATGGAGATGATGAGGATGATCCAGTGGGCTGGGCTCGGCGGGAGCTGAAGAAGTCGGACACATTCAACGACAGAGTATCATTGGTGATGATGAGGAAGAAATCAATGAGTCAGGAGGAGTTGAACAGCCGAGCGGAAGCGTTCATCAAGAAGTTCAATGCTGAGATGAGGCTACAGAGGCTTGAATCGGATCAGCGCTTCATGGAGATGGTGAATCGTGGTATCTAA